The genomic stretch TATATTTTTTTAGAAATAAAAGAATATTTGTTCTGAGTAAAATTAAATTTATTATTAAATAGTAAATTTTTATAAAGATTTATTATTTAAATTTAATATTCAATTAACATTAAATTTATTTATATTTATATTTTTATATTACTATAATATTTTTAATTTTTAATTAAAAATTATTTCTCCATTTTAAAAAACTAAATAAATAATATTAAATTAATTTTAAAAATTATTTTTAATAGAAAATAATTCTTTTTTTATTATTTGAAAAAAGAAAAAATAATATAATAAATATTTGTAATATTTTAAAATTTAATTTTTATAGATTTTAGTCTTATAAAAAAATATTTAAATAAAGAGAAAAATTATGATTTTAGTTTCTAGTATCTCTCAATTAATAAAAGATAAAATTAAAATTAATAGTGAAATAACTATAAGTGGATGGGTTCGTACAAAAAGAATTTCTAAAGCAGGAATAGCTTTTATTAGTTTATATGATGGTTCAAATATTAATGATATTCAAATAATAGCATATTCATCATTAGATAATTATAAAAAAGAAATATTATTAGTAACCAGTGGTTGTTCTTTAACAGTTACAGGAAAATTATTAAAATCTCCTAAAAAATTACAAAAATATGAAATATGTGCTTCACAGATAAAAATATTAGGATGGGTTAAAAATCCTGAGAAATATCCTATTTCACCTAAAAAACATAGTTTAGAATATTTAAGAGAAGTATCTCATTTACGTTCACGTACTAAATTAATCAGCAGCATTACCAGAATAAAACATAATATATTTTTATATATTCATAATTTTTTTCATAAAAATAATTTTTTTTGGATAAATACTCCATTGATTACTACTTTAGATACTGAAGGTTCAGGAAAAATGTTTAGAGTTTCTACTCTTAATTCTAAAAATTTATCTTTAAATAAAGAAAAAAAAATAGATTTTAAAAATGATTTCTTTGGTAAAGAAGCTTTTTTAACTGTATCTGGACAATTAAATCTAGAATCATATGCGTGTTCTATGTCTAAAGTATATACTTTTGGCCCTACTTTTCGGGCAGAAAATTCTAATACTAATCGTCATTTAGCTGAATTTTGGATGTTAGAAATAGAAATGTCATTTGCAAATTTAAAAATTATTATGCGTTTAGCAGAAAAATTATTAAAATATTTATGTAAAAAAATTTTAAATAATCATATAGATGAAATTAATTTTTTATCAAAAAAAAATAACATTAATTTATTTGATAAAATCAATAAAATTATTAAAAATAAATTTATAATTATTGATTATACTAATGCTATTAATATTTTAATAAGAAATAAAAAAAAATTTAATAATCAAATTTTATGGGGTAAAGATTTATCTATAGAACATGAAAAATATTTAACTAATGATTATTTTGATGCACCAGTAATTGTATATAATTATCCAAAAGAAATAAAAGCTTTTTATATGTATCTTAATAAAGATAAAAAAACAGTTTCTTCTATGGATGTTTTATTTCCAGATATAGGAGAGATTATAGGTGGTTCTCAACGAGAACATAGAATTAATATATTAGATAATAGAATTAATGAATTAAAATTAAATAAGAAAGATTATTGGTGGTATCGTGATTTAAGAAAATACGGAACTGTTATACATTCTGGTTTTGGTTTGGGTTTTGAAAGGTTTATAGCATATATTACAGGATCGTGTAATATTAAAGATGTTATTCCTTTTCCAAGAACTCCATATAATGCTAAGTTTTAATTGAAAGAATTATAAATAATGTTAAAATTAGTTTTCTGAAATAAAAAAATAAAGTAATATTATATATAAATAATTAAAAATATTATAAATAATGTATTATTGAGGATAATTATGAAATTTAATATATTGAAATTATTAATACCATTTTTATTATTATTTAATACTGTATATGCTAATGAAATTTATGATAAAAAAGATCATACATTAGATTTATATGGTAATTTAAACGTTTATGATGTTTTTGCTAAAAAAAATAATAAACCAGTTAAACATAATAGACAATATAATTTTGATTTAGGTTTAAAAGGCACAACAAAAATTAATAGTGATTTGAAAGCATTTGGACAGTTTGAATATACTATAAAAATAAATAAAACTGAATCTCAAACTAATTATCCTATAATACATTTAGGATTTTTAGGTTTGCAATACTATAATACAACTATAAGTTATGGTAGAAATTATGGTATATTATACGATACTATTTCATATATAAATAAATTTCCTGTTTTAAATGATGGAATATATTATTTTAATGATAATTTTATGTTTGGTAGAGCAAATAATTTAATAACATATAGAAATAAAAATTTTTTTGGATTAGTAAATGGATTAAATGTTGCTTTACAATATCAAGGAAATAATGATTTTTCTAAAAAAATAGAACAAAATGGTGAAGGATGGGGATCATCAATTGAATATAATTTAGGTTTTGGAATCAATATTATTGGATCTTAT from Enterobacteriaceae endosymbiont of Plateumaris braccata encodes the following:
- the asnS gene encoding asparagine--tRNA ligase, which gives rise to MLVSSISQLIKDKIKINSEITISGWVRTKRISKAGIAFISLYDGSNINDIQIIAYSSLDNYKKEILLVTSGCSLTVTGKLLKSPKKLQKYEICASQIKILGWVKNPEKYPISPKKHSLEYLREVSHLRSRTKLISSITRIKHNIFLYIHNFFHKNNFFWINTPLITTLDTEGSGKMFRVSTLNSKNLSLNKEKKIDFKNDFFGKEAFLTVSGQLNLESYACSMSKVYTFGPTFRAENSNTNRHLAEFWMLEIEMSFANLKIIMRLAEKLLKYLCKKILNNHIDEINFLSKKNNINLFDKINKIIKNKFIIIDYTNAINILIRNKKKFNNQILWGKDLSIEHEKYLTNDYFDAPVIVYNYPKEIKAFYMYLNKDKKTVSSMDVLFPDIGEIIGGSQREHRINILDNRINELKLNKKDYWWYRDLRKYGTVIHSGFGLGFERFIAYITGSCNIKDVIPFPRTPYNAKF
- a CDS encoding porin translates to MKFNILKLLIPFLLLFNTVYANEIYDKKDHTLDLYGNLNVYDVFAKKNNKPVKHNRQYNFDLGLKGTTKINSDLKAFGQFEYTIKINKTESQTNYPIIHLGFLGLQYYNTTISYGRNYGILYDTISYINKFPVLNDGIYYFNDNFMFGRANNLITYRNKNFFGLVNGLNVALQYQGNNDFSKKIEQNGEGWGSSIEYNLGFGINIIGSYFSSYRTPSIHNKSLFHKFFLDKDEKNKKIKIEPDDKKISNDNANAYALGIKYNKENIYLSTVFSETNHSMKYIANNNILLANQTKSLEILGQYTFNDNVKASISYLQSQGYNIPAGIDYPAGRIDLAKYLTIGTTYSLGKNFLAYVGYKINFLNLTDYVVSTYIPHDDMVGCGLTYHF